TTACAAAATAATGGGAGACTATATTTACTGGCCATTTTAATACCCCTCTTTAAGCACCTTTGTTACTGTAACTTCAACCCTCTGCGCACCTTCTGCAACACCGGAAATCACATAACTGAACGTTTTAAATGTATCCCGGAAACCGGCCACCTTTGAAGGTTCGATCTCAGGTATTGTGGCAACTTTGTACCAGTAATCAAGTGACCCCAGGGTGCCGTCCTGATTCTGATCAAACGAGAGATTATATGTTCCTTCAGGGCCGTTCCCATAGTTACGCACATTATAATATTCAGAATGATCCTCATCGCCTAACGCATATAGATCTTTATTAGCATGAGACGGGGCGCTCGCCCTTGCATCAAGCCATTGGATCGCTTCACGCCAGGCACTGTCTGCTGTATAGAATTCCTGCACATATTCACGTTCATTTTTTGCTATCTGGATATCAATATCCGCATTTCTTGTTACGGTAAGCCCCATGATTGTTATCAATACAAGTATAACAAGGGCTACAATCAACACTGAACCCTCTTCATTTTTTATTATATCTTTTTCTCTTGTCATTTTTTCCTCTTTTAATGGCACTTAAAGCAGATAGCCCTAAATTCTGTTTTTTAAAATATCAAAGGAGTATCTTTTGCCACCCCGCCATGTAACAATCACCCTGATTGTGTTTATACCATTCAGCGCCTTTCCGCCTGCATAGTCCTCTGCAACATTCCAGTAGACAGTGTATCCTGGGTTACTATTATCAGTGTAGTCTGCATTTTCACCCAGGTCATTAAGCCCATTAACGCCATTTTTAGGAGCCTTATCATGAAGTTCTGAAGTGCTGTCCATAAGCCTTTGAATAAGCAGCTTTTCAACCTTGTCCTGCACCCTCTCAGTGCTTTCGGTGTATGTCATGGACATAGAGTTACCCCTCATTGCTGATATCTGCATTGAGGCTACAGCTAAAAGGCCAACAGTAAGTATGGAAACCGCCATTATCACCTCAAGCAGGGTAAAACCTCTTTCATTACTGAGATTTCCATTAATTTTTTGAAAATATTTACACATTATTCTTTCTCCTGTATTAAAAGAGGTTCCTGCAATATATTTCCCGCGTGAGCATCCTTCTGCGGAAATTGTCATTAGGCGGGTTATTAAAATTTGCCTGCACAAGTGGGCCCTTCTGATTTTCATATGTATTTGTATCTTTATAACCAGGATCTCCCCTGCCTGTTTTTGCTATCATTGTAACCTGTACAGACCTGATTTCATCGAATACAGTTGTCTGCTCTCCATCCACATCAAGATATACAAAATCGAGCAGATCAATATCTTCGGCAATTATCTGATTTTTCTCATCGGTTCCATCTTCATTTGCAACATTTCTTATAAGGTTTCCATTAGAAAGGCTGTATTTTATTTTCTGAAGAGGCAGTGTATTATCATCCTTCAATCGGGTAAACTCCAATTCAGTGGCTGTTGCCCCGACTATTCCTGGAGTTGCTGATACAGTGGGATGAACATAACCGGCCATCCTTATATCCCTTGTCATTACAGTCATTCCGGCCCTGATGTTCTGCTGCATCATATTAATCTGTTCTCTCACCAAGGTTGATTTCTGCTGTGACCTGAAAACAGAATAGACACTTGCAAGAACCACAAGGGATATTGCCATTGCCACAAGAAGTTCTATAATAGAAAACCCTTTTTCACTTTTTAAAGGGATATATGATTTTTCTCTATGATATTTTTTTAACATTTAATATCTCTCCGTAAAGATCTCTCTTTATTTTATCGCCATTCCGAGCCAATCCATTTTCGTATTGTTACTATACCGGACGTCCTGCTGCATACAGCAAAGGCAGTTTTTTTTGAGTTGGTCAGGTAAACGCAGCCCTCTGACAGACCCATTCCTCTTGTATCAAACTGTGCCTTGTCATCAGCGTAGGCACCTATATCTGGAATCTCAGAAGCGTCACCTTTGCCGAATGTTATACCCTGCCCATAGGAAGCAAGTGAATATGAAGAGAGTTGAACAACAGCGTTCCCATTCTTTTTGTCTATGTAATTGGATGTATAAGAACCAGGGGTAAACTCAATATAATGAATATTGTTCGTACGAACGGCCGCCATCTTTACATTCTGCAGATTGGAGTATAAATCCTGTGCCGCCTGTTTTAATTTATAATCAGGTATCATTACTGAAAACATGGGTATGGCTATTGCCGCAAGGATAGCCATAATGCCCATGGTTACCCCCATTTCAATAAGTGTAAAGCCCTTCTCAGTGCTCTTAATTTTTATTTTAATCCTCATTCTTGCTCCCTTTTTAATATAACCGGTTATGAATAAAGCAAAAACCTGTGATTCATAATTGCATTTAAGCAAAATAAGTGCCATAATCCTGCTCATCATCTATCATATTAATAATACAGGGGATATGGCACAAATCCTGCAAAATAATCAAATTATGATAGTGATAACTTATTTTACAGCGTCAATAATATTAACACTCCGGCAACCGCCGAGTATGAGGTAAAAAATGAGGCATTTACAAAAATATTTTATATATTCTTTTCATGTAATTATTATAACTTTATTTATCTCTTTTATTACACCTTCTACTGCATTTTCATATGACCTGCCTGGCTGGTATCAGGGGGCATCCGGTTATGAGGATGCCTTGAGCGCTTCAATAAAAAACGAAACGCCGATGATCCTCTTTTTTTATATAGAATCCGAAGAGTTATCCCAGAAACTGAGGGACAATTATTTACGAAATTATGCGGTGTACAGTTTTTTAGACGATACGCTAAAGGTCGTTGTCAATCTGGAAGGGAATGATTTTGATAAGGAACTGGCAAGTAAGTTTATTAAAGATCAGGAACCGGCCCTTATGATTAAATTTCCATTTTCTGATGCAAAACCTGTCGAGATTACCCCATTTGATGAAGACAATGATCTTTCACCCACTGAATTTGTTGAAAACCTGAGAGATATTTTTTCCCTTGCCTACAGTGACATAGGATATGAACTCTTCACAAAAGAGGAGTATGAAAAGGCAATAAAGTATTTAAAACTTTCCATGAAATACAGCCCTAAAAGGGCATATCCTGTTTTTGCACTTGGATCAGTCTACCATGCAATGGCAATAGAAGAAAAAAACATGGAGCATCTTGACCTTGCTGAAGAAAACTATAATAAGGCGTTAAAACTTGACCCTGATTTCAAAGAATGTAAAGAAGAGCTGGATAAGTTACAGGATAATAAGGGGAAAATCGGTAACAAATAGGTTGCACCTGAGTCATTGACGTTAATACAAAAATTTTACACCACAGAGGCACTGAGTTCACAAAGATTTTAATCATTTTCATACTATTACTCCGTGCTCTCCGTGTCCTCTGTGGTTAGCTGTTTTTATCTATTTCATACGCTGCTTGATAAAATCATATAATATTAAAACCTGGAGGGTCTTCTGTCTTTCAAGGGTGTGATAAAGATGACGCCCGCTGAAAAGGGGCCATCTTTTCGTTTCCTGCATATTCATCAAGTGCAAGTTTAAGAGCCGTCAAATTCTTGTCAGGATTTTTAATAAACCTGATGCCCATACCGCGTGTAACGACCTTTTCTTCAGGAATACCGGTGTTTGACCATACCACCTCCGCATTAAGAAGTATGCGTCTCTTCTCGGTGCTCTTTATCAAAATGCGGAATCTTTCTCTGGGTTTGCAGGGGCTGTCGCATTTAATGAATGCGCCTGACCTGTTAATATCCCTGATAACAGCCCTGACAATACCGTTCCCGGTCTTAATAAAGACAGGCCATGCGACCTCTGCCCTGTAAACATTTTTTCTCTGCTCATCTCTGTTTCCGCAAGCCTGATAACCATAAAATTCCATCTGGTCTGTATTTTTACCGGGAAAGACCCCTCTGGCATAATTTTTAAATATTATCCATATAAAGGAGAGTATTATGCAGAAAAGAATAAAACCCATGCCAACACTCATACCTGCATATAAATTTCCCATTATGCCAATCTCCTTATTTTCTGTGTTTTACATAAAAGATATTTTTTAAAAAGGCGCCTCTTTGACAATTCATCGGTAAAATATCTCTTTTCATTAAATATTTAGTGTCCATCCAGAAAGAGACAAATTCTGGATGGAGCTTTCAGCATTCAGCGATCAGCTGTCAGCTAACTCTTTGGATTTTTCGTCTTGAATTATGAATAGCTGTTTTTCTCAGAGATCTTTATCTTATATCCCTGATAACAGCACTTTCAATGGAGTTTGCACTTAAAAATGTGCACTCTACACATAAAAAGGTGCACTGAAAATATTAAAAATACTTATCTAATTGATTTTACTGGAATATTTTTATGGCCTGCTATTTGCTATAATTAACTGGCGTTCATCCAGAAAGAGACAAATCCTGGATGGACACTAACTATTTGTTTTTCTATTTTTGATCCGATTTTTATTTGTAACAAACAAAATCCTGACATGAGGAAGGTCATGAATTTCAAAGACATGATAGAAAAAGATTTAATGTGCAAAGGTTTTTCGCTCCTTGAGCTGTTATTTGTCCTCTGTATTGCAGGTATCCTTGCCACAGTAGCAACGCCTGTTTTTTCAACATGGATACCGGATTACAGATTAAGAGCCATAGCAAAAGAGCTTTATGCTGATATGCACCTCGCAAAAATGAGGTCAATAAAAGAAAATGATAAATACAAAATAGTATTTAATACAGAAGCAAATAACTCTTACAGTTTTATAAGGGCAGATGGAGTAATTGAAAAAACAGTCTTTTTCAATCCAGCAGCTTCAGATTCCATAGTGGCCTTTGGTTATGGCAAGGCAATAAAAGATGCGACAAAAACAGGAGGAAGCCCGCCAGCGGATGGGGTAAGTTACGCAGGCAATGCTGTAACCTTTAACCCCAGGGGAACAGGAACATCGGGTTATGTGTATCTCGCAAACAGCAAGGGGTCATCATTTGCAGTAGGCACATTGTCATCCGGTGTAATACATATTAAAAAATGGGACAAAAACAGCAAATCATGGAGATAGATTTAAACCACTGCCAGTTCTTTTTAAAATATTTTATAAGTGAATCCCTGTT
The sequence above is drawn from the Desulfatiglans sp. genome and encodes:
- a CDS encoding prepilin-type N-terminal cleavage/methylation domain-containing protein, with protein sequence MCKYFQKINGNLSNERGFTLLEVIMAVSILTVGLLAVASMQISAMRGNSMSMTYTESTERVQDKVEKLLIQRLMDSTSELHDKAPKNGVNGLNDLGENADYTDNSNPGYTVYWNVAEDYAGGKALNGINTIRVIVTWRGGKRYSFDILKNRI
- a CDS encoding prepilin-type N-terminal cleavage/methylation domain-containing protein, whose protein sequence is MRIKIKIKSTEKGFTLIEMGVTMGIMAILAAIAIPMFSVMIPDYKLKQAAQDLYSNLQNVKMAAVRTNNIHYIEFTPGSYTSNYIDKKNGNAVVQLSSYSLASYGQGITFGKGDASEIPDIGAYADDKAQFDTRGMGLSEGCVYLTNSKKTAFAVCSRTSGIVTIRKWIGSEWR
- a CDS encoding PilZ domain-containing protein: MGNLYAGMSVGMGFILFCIILSFIWIIFKNYARGVFPGKNTDQMEFYGYQACGNRDEQRKNVYRAEVAWPVFIKTGNGIVRAVIRDINRSGAFIKCDSPCKPRERFRILIKSTEKRRILLNAEVVWSNTGIPEEKVVTRGMGIRFIKNPDKNLTALKLALDEYAGNEKMAPFQRASSLSHP
- a CDS encoding prepilin-type N-terminal cleavage/methylation domain-containing protein, translating into MNFKDMIEKDLMCKGFSLLELLFVLCIAGILATVATPVFSTWIPDYRLRAIAKELYADMHLAKMRSIKENDKYKIVFNTEANNSYSFIRADGVIEKTVFFNPAASDSIVAFGYGKAIKDATKTGGSPPADGVSYAGNAVTFNPRGTGTSGYVYLANSKGSSFAVGTLSSGVIHIKKWDKNSKSWR
- a CDS encoding prepilin-type N-terminal cleavage/methylation domain-containing protein is translated as MLKKYHREKSYIPLKSEKGFSIIELLVAMAISLVVLASVYSVFRSQQKSTLVREQINMMQQNIRAGMTVMTRDIRMAGYVHPTVSATPGIVGATATELEFTRLKDDNTLPLQKIKYSLSNGNLIRNVANEDGTDEKNQIIAEDIDLLDFVYLDVDGEQTTVFDEIRSVQVTMIAKTGRGDPGYKDTNTYENQKGPLVQANFNNPPNDNFRRRMLTREIYCRNLF